One part of the Desulfobulbaceae bacterium genome encodes these proteins:
- the ilvD gene encoding dihydroxy-acid dehydratase, giving the protein MRSDIIKKGIERAPHRSLFKAMGYTNEEISRPLIGIAHAHNEIIPGHVHLDRILEAVKTGVRMAGGTPIAFGTIGVCDGIAMNHTGMKYSLASREIIADSVEIMAQAHPFDALVLIPNCDKVTPGMLMAMLRVNIPAIMVSGGPMLTGRFQGRDVHLVSVFEGVGRVRAATMTEDELSELEDKACPGCGSCAGMFTANSMNCLTEALGLGLPGNGTIPAVASARIRLAKEAGMAVMRLLENDIRPRDIATREAFENAMAVDMALGCSTNTVLHVPAIAKEAGVDLPLATFNEVSVRVPHVCSLIPGGPHSLQQLDEAGGVQAVMGELCNTKTGLHLDVMTVTGQTLGENLSKVRVRDREIIKSVSAPYHAVGGIAVLYGNLAPDGAVVKQSAVCDEMMVHSGPARVYNSEDEAQAAIMGGQIKPGDVVIIRYCGPKGGPGMPEMLSPTSAIIGMGLGKSVALLTDGRFSGGTQGACIGHVSPEAAVGGPIGLVEEGDRIMINIREHSITLDVSEEVLANRRKLWQAPAPKITTGYAARYARMVTSGSTGAVLSEG; this is encoded by the coding sequence ATGCGTAGCGATATCATAAAAAAAGGAATTGAACGGGCTCCTCATCGTTCATTATTTAAGGCCATGGGCTACACCAATGAAGAGATTAGTCGTCCGTTAATTGGCATCGCCCATGCTCATAACGAAATTATTCCTGGTCATGTTCACTTGGACAGGATACTTGAGGCGGTCAAGACCGGGGTGAGAATGGCCGGAGGTACGCCGATTGCCTTTGGCACCATCGGAGTGTGTGATGGTATCGCCATGAATCATACGGGGATGAAGTACTCTTTGGCCAGTCGTGAGATCATCGCCGATTCGGTGGAGATCATGGCTCAGGCGCATCCCTTTGATGCTCTGGTGCTGATCCCGAACTGTGATAAGGTTACCCCCGGAATGTTGATGGCTATGCTTCGGGTCAATATCCCGGCCATCATGGTTAGCGGTGGTCCGATGTTGACTGGGCGGTTTCAGGGACGTGACGTCCATTTGGTCAGTGTTTTTGAAGGGGTTGGTCGGGTCAGGGCTGCTACCATGACCGAGGATGAACTCAGTGAATTGGAGGACAAGGCGTGTCCTGGCTGTGGGTCGTGCGCCGGGATGTTTACTGCCAACTCCATGAATTGTCTGACCGAGGCATTAGGGCTTGGACTGCCGGGCAATGGCACTATTCCTGCCGTCGCCTCAGCCAGGATTCGTTTGGCCAAAGAGGCTGGCATGGCGGTAATGCGGCTTTTGGAAAATGATATCAGACCGAGAGACATCGCTACCCGCGAGGCATTTGAAAATGCGATGGCCGTTGATATGGCGCTAGGTTGTTCCACCAACACGGTGTTGCATGTCCCTGCTATTGCTAAGGAGGCCGGTGTTGACTTGCCGCTTGCCACCTTTAATGAGGTGAGCGTTCGGGTTCCCCATGTCTGCAGCCTTATTCCGGGTGGCCCTCATAGTCTCCAGCAACTTGATGAGGCAGGTGGTGTGCAGGCGGTGATGGGCGAGTTGTGTAACACCAAGACAGGTCTGCACCTCGATGTCATGACGGTGACCGGTCAAACCCTGGGCGAGAACTTAAGTAAAGTCAGGGTTCGAGATCGGGAGATAATCAAGTCGGTCAGCGCCCCTTACCATGCTGTGGGTGGAATTGCCGTACTCTACGGCAACCTGGCCCCGGATGGTGCGGTAGTCAAACAGTCGGCAGTCTGCGATGAGATGATGGTGCATTCCGGTCCTGCCCGGGTATATAATTCTGAGGATGAAGCCCAGGCGGCTATCATGGGTGGCCAGATTAAACCGGGTGATGTGGTGATTATTCGTTATTGCGGCCCCAAAGGAGGCCCAGGGATGCCGGAGATGCTCTCCCCCACCTCAGCCATTATCGGCATGGGGTTGGGTAAATCGGTGGCGTTGCTTACCGATGGCCGCTTTTCCGGGGGCACTCAAGGCGCCTGTATCGGTCATGTCTCTCCTGAGGCCGCAGTGGGTGGGCCCATCGGCCTGGTAGAAGAAGGTGACCGGATAATGATCAATATCCGCGAGCATTCTATAACCCTTGATGTCTCAGAGGAGGTGCTGGCTAATCGTCGTAAGCTGTGGCAGGCTCCTGCCCCTAAGATTACCACCGGTTACGCCGCTCGCTATGCCAGGATGGTTACTTCCGGGAGTACCGGAGCTGTGCTGTCCGAGGGCTGA
- a CDS encoding Rne/Rng family ribonuclease: MSTETPDQIDNAEDKPEAKKPRRPSTPRSRSKKAPASSQSKEASEVSGTAPQVAEPTTVASPPPAVLQESSADSATASSEPVKKPARKRKRSPAKKKSITDTPATLSETETSAAPAAHEPDIVPQQEPNADSVTESSEPVKKPGRKRRRSSAKKKSVSDTPIAPPETTTPTDPAASEDVSATQQEPVAESAPTNSEPVKKPGRKRRRSSAKKKSTQITPPPSPSESEPEPDEETEDQTKESGKPHSLKLLINADEPEECRVALLENGKLESFHVETVSREQHKGNIYKGRIVSVESNLQAAFVDIGTGKNGFLPFSEIHPEYYNREVPPDTHWKNHRIKEVLNEGQEVLVEVVKDVTGGKGASLTTYISLPGRYVVLMPGSDSHGISKKIDNENERQKLRDMLASCNIPEGVGYIIRTASDGITKTALTNDVRYQINLWSEIKDKGQTESAPALLYKEQSIIDRFLRDHFSSEIEEILVDSQDAFEQVTNFLDLLPATQRKKTTAKLHKGPRPLLNSYNIEEQIEQIFRPTVKLPSGGSIVINPTEALVAIDVNSGSTGRDKNFEETIFLANMEAAEELARQLRLRDLGGLIVVDFIDMRPLSNIKEVEKKVKSSMKRDKAKVDFTRISKFGLMEISRQRMGAPIQTGNYQPCEYCQGHGLVRSVETQALAFLRQIQTGVTRKNVATVQCLLPTEVGQYLLNKKRADLAEMEKDYRVSIVIETNAALKPAEAKIEFIKER, translated from the coding sequence ATGAGCACCGAAACACCAGATCAAATTGACAACGCCGAGGATAAACCCGAAGCAAAAAAACCCCGTCGCCCTTCAACTCCCAGATCAAGAAGCAAAAAGGCGCCAGCCTCAAGCCAGAGCAAAGAGGCCTCAGAGGTCTCCGGCACAGCCCCACAAGTCGCCGAGCCCACCACGGTTGCCTCCCCTCCCCCTGCCGTGCTACAAGAGTCCAGCGCTGATAGCGCCACAGCGAGTTCCGAGCCAGTAAAAAAACCGGCCCGAAAGAGAAAAAGAAGTCCCGCAAAAAAGAAAAGCATCACAGACACGCCTGCCACCCTCTCCGAAACGGAGACCTCAGCCGCGCCTGCCGCCCATGAGCCCGACATTGTTCCGCAACAGGAGCCTAACGCTGATAGCGTCACAGAAAGCTCCGAACCAGTAAAAAAACCGGGCCGGAAAAGAAGACGCAGTTCCGCAAAAAAGAAAAGCGTGTCCGACACCCCGATCGCCCCACCTGAAACAACGACACCAACCGATCCTGCTGCCTCAGAAGACGTCAGTGCCACGCAACAGGAACCCGTTGCCGAGAGCGCCCCAACGAACTCCGAACCAGTAAAAAAACCGGGCCGGAAAAGAAGGCGCAGTTCCGCAAAAAAGAAAAGCACGCAAATAACCCCGCCACCAAGCCCCTCTGAATCTGAGCCAGAGCCTGATGAAGAGACCGAAGATCAGACAAAAGAATCAGGAAAACCTCATTCTCTCAAACTTCTGATCAACGCTGACGAACCGGAGGAGTGCCGCGTAGCGCTGCTGGAAAACGGCAAGCTGGAATCATTTCATGTTGAGACTGTTTCTCGGGAACAACACAAGGGCAACATCTACAAAGGCCGGATTGTCTCCGTCGAGAGTAACCTTCAGGCTGCCTTTGTCGATATCGGCACGGGCAAAAACGGCTTTCTCCCTTTCAGCGAGATTCACCCCGAGTACTACAACAGGGAAGTCCCCCCTGACACCCACTGGAAAAATCACCGCATCAAGGAAGTACTGAACGAAGGTCAGGAAGTATTAGTCGAAGTGGTCAAAGATGTAACAGGCGGCAAGGGGGCAAGTCTAACCACCTACATCTCTCTCCCCGGTCGTTATGTGGTCCTCATGCCCGGCAGCGATTCGCACGGCATCTCAAAAAAAATCGACAACGAAAATGAACGGCAGAAGTTACGCGACATGTTGGCCTCCTGCAACATCCCGGAAGGAGTAGGCTACATCATCCGCACTGCCAGTGACGGCATTACCAAGACTGCCCTGACTAACGATGTCCGTTATCAAATAAATCTCTGGAGCGAAATCAAGGACAAAGGCCAGACTGAGTCCGCCCCGGCTCTGCTGTACAAGGAACAATCCATCATTGACCGTTTCTTGAGGGACCACTTTTCAAGCGAGATCGAGGAGATCCTGGTAGACAGCCAGGATGCCTTTGAACAAGTTACCAATTTCCTGGACCTACTCCCTGCCACCCAACGCAAGAAAACCACCGCCAAGCTTCACAAGGGTCCGCGTCCACTGCTGAATTCCTACAACATCGAAGAACAGATCGAGCAGATTTTCCGGCCCACGGTCAAGCTGCCCTCCGGCGGCTCCATCGTGATCAACCCCACTGAGGCGTTAGTGGCAATCGATGTCAACTCAGGAAGTACCGGTCGGGATAAAAATTTCGAAGAAACTATTTTCCTCGCCAACATGGAGGCAGCAGAAGAACTGGCCCGTCAACTCAGGCTTCGGGATTTAGGTGGATTAATTGTAGTCGACTTTATCGACATGCGCCCCTTGAGCAACATCAAAGAGGTGGAAAAGAAGGTCAAATCCAGCATGAAGCGCGATAAGGCAAAAGTAGACTTTACCAGGATTTCCAAGTTCGGTTTAATGGAGATCTCCAGGCAACGAATGGGGGCGCCAATCCAGACCGGCAACTACCAACCCTGCGAATACTGCCAGGGACATGGCCTGGTGCGCTCGGTAGAGACTCAAGCTCTCGCCTTTTTACGTCAGATCCAGACCGGAGTGACGCGAAAAAATGTCGCCACAGTCCAGTGCCTGCTGCCAACTGAGGTGGGCCAATACCTGTTAAATAAAAAACGTGCTGACTTGGCGGAAATGGAGAAGGACTATCGAGTGAGCATCGTAATTGAGACCAACGCAGCGTTGAAACCGGCAGAAGCGAAGATTGAGTTCATCAAGGAAAGATAA
- a CDS encoding DNA ligase, with protein sequence MWRTVVSFLLFSIIVLSSPAQARESTAVPLLLAKVYGWESNQDPTQYWVSEKYDGVRAYWDGEQLKFRSGHPIASPAWFVTGLPKVRLDGELWMGRGSFQRLVGIVRKKAPIEDEWREVRFMVFELPGASGTFTARIAQIKRIVDQTHLPWVHAVPQTRVSGNQELKKRLTEVVASGGEGLMLHRAEALYHGGRSSDLLKVKLWLDDEAKVVGHRPGTGKYLGMMGAMEVETAAGLRFLIGTGFTDAERREPPVVGSVITYRYTGLTKGGLPRFPAFLRIRQEL encoded by the coding sequence GTGTGGCGCACTGTAGTTTCTTTTCTGCTGTTTTCTATTATTGTGCTCTCCTCTCCTGCCCAGGCACGAGAGTCAACAGCTGTTCCATTGCTACTTGCCAAGGTTTATGGTTGGGAGAGCAATCAAGATCCTACCCAGTACTGGGTGAGTGAAAAGTACGATGGCGTAAGGGCGTATTGGGATGGAGAACAGTTGAAATTTCGGAGCGGTCATCCGATTGCCTCACCTGCCTGGTTTGTAACAGGTCTTCCGAAAGTGCGCCTGGATGGTGAATTGTGGATGGGGCGTGGTTCGTTTCAACGTTTAGTCGGGATTGTCAGGAAAAAGGCGCCGATTGAGGATGAGTGGCGGGAGGTGCGTTTCATGGTCTTTGAGTTGCCTGGCGCCAGTGGAACGTTTACTGCTCGAATCGCTCAGATCAAGAGAATTGTCGATCAAACTCACTTGCCATGGGTTCATGCGGTGCCACAAACTCGGGTTTCCGGGAATCAGGAGCTTAAAAAACGTCTGACTGAAGTGGTTGCGTCCGGCGGCGAGGGTCTGATGCTGCACCGGGCCGAGGCCCTTTACCACGGAGGCCGGAGTTCTGACCTCCTGAAGGTAAAGTTGTGGCTGGATGATGAGGCCAAGGTGGTTGGTCATCGACCGGGCACGGGCAAGTATCTGGGGATGATGGGGGCGATGGAGGTGGAGACGGCAGCAGGACTGCGGTTTCTGATCGGCACCGGATTTACGGATGCCGAACGCCGCGAGCCACCTGTCGTCGGAAGCGTGATTACCTATCGTTATACCGGCTTGACTAAAGGTGGCTTGCCGCGGTTTCCAGCGTTTTTACGGATCAGGCAGGAGTTGTGA